Proteins encoded by one window of Ulvibacter sp. MAR_2010_11:
- the accB gene encoding acetyl-CoA carboxylase biotin carboxyl carrier protein, producing MDLKDIQNLIKFVAKSGASEVKLETEDVKITIRTGGDERSETTYIQQIPTMANPQQHGMPQQQQSAPASQEAAAPAPSADSKYITIKSPIIGTFYRKPAPDKPMFVEVGSNVNVGDVLCVIEAMKLFNEIESEISGKIVKILVDDASPVEFDQPLFLVDPS from the coding sequence ATGGATTTAAAAGATATTCAGAATTTAATAAAATTTGTGGCGAAATCCGGAGCCAGTGAAGTAAAACTGGAAACCGAAGACGTAAAAATTACGATTAGAACCGGAGGTGATGAGCGAAGTGAGACCACCTATATTCAGCAAATCCCTACTATGGCGAACCCACAGCAGCATGGAATGCCACAGCAACAACAAAGCGCACCTGCATCGCAGGAAGCGGCCGCGCCTGCTCCTTCAGCCGATTCGAAATACATTACCATAAAATCACCCATTATTGGAACATTTTATAGAAAACCGGCTCCGGACAAACCAATGTTTGTTGAGGTTGGAAGTAATGTCAATGTGGGGGATGTCCTTTGTGTTATCGAAGCGATGAAACTCTTCAACGAAATTGAAAGTGAAATTTCCGGAAAAATTGTAAAAATTCTGGTTGATGACGCTTCACCCGTTGAATTTGACCAACCATTATTTTTGGTAGACCCATCTTAA
- the accC gene encoding acetyl-CoA carboxylase biotin carboxylase subunit: MFKKILIANRGEIALRIIRTCKEMGIKTVAVYSKADEESLHVRFADEAVCIGPPPSSESYLKISNIIAAAEITNADAIHPGYGFLAENAKFSKICEEHNIKFIGASPEMIDRMGDKASAKSTMIAAGVPCVPGSEGIIPDFETCKKLAKETGYPVMLKASAGGGGKGMRAVWKEEKLQDAWESARQESKAAFGNDDMYMEKLIEEPRHIEIQVVGDSTGKACHLSERDCSIQRRHQKLTEETPSPFMTKKLRNDMGMAAVKAAEYIKYEGAGTVEFLVDKHRNFFFMEMNTRIQVEHPITEQVIDFDLIREQILVAAGVPISGKHYTPNLHSIECRINAEDPYNDFRPCPGKITVLHAPGGHGVRLDTHVYAGYVIPPYYDSMIAKLITTAQTRDEAINKMKRALDEFVIEGVKTTIPFHRQLMDHPDYVAGNYTTAFMNTFKMTPPEDE; this comes from the coding sequence ATGTTTAAAAAGATACTAATAGCCAATAGGGGAGAAATTGCACTTCGAATTATCCGAACGTGCAAAGAAATGGGTATAAAGACCGTTGCTGTTTATTCGAAAGCAGACGAAGAAAGTCTTCATGTTCGTTTCGCAGATGAAGCGGTGTGTATAGGTCCTCCGCCCAGTAGTGAAAGCTATTTAAAAATTTCAAATATTATTGCAGCTGCCGAAATTACCAACGCAGATGCGATACATCCCGGATATGGTTTTTTGGCTGAAAATGCCAAGTTTTCAAAAATATGTGAGGAACACAATATTAAATTTATTGGCGCATCTCCCGAAATGATTGATAGAATGGGGGATAAGGCCTCGGCCAAATCGACCATGATCGCAGCGGGAGTTCCATGTGTGCCCGGAAGTGAAGGGATTATTCCCGATTTTGAAACCTGTAAAAAACTCGCCAAAGAAACCGGCTACCCTGTTATGCTTAAAGCAAGCGCTGGAGGTGGAGGAAAGGGAATGCGTGCCGTTTGGAAAGAGGAAAAATTGCAGGACGCATGGGAATCTGCCCGTCAGGAAAGTAAGGCTGCATTTGGAAATGACGATATGTACATGGAAAAACTCATCGAGGAACCACGACATATCGAAATTCAGGTAGTTGGAGACAGCACCGGAAAAGCTTGTCATTTAAGTGAACGGGATTGTTCTATTCAACGACGTCACCAAAAACTTACCGAGGAAACCCCTAGTCCGTTTATGACGAAAAAACTCAGAAACGACATGGGAATGGCGGCTGTAAAAGCAGCTGAATATATAAAATACGAAGGCGCAGGGACGGTAGAATTTCTCGTGGACAAGCACCGTAACTTCTTTTTTATGGAAATGAATACGCGTATCCAGGTGGAGCACCCTATTACCGAGCAGGTGATCGATTTCGACTTAATTCGTGAGCAAATATTGGTGGCAGCGGGAGTACCTATTTCGGGAAAGCACTACACACCTAACCTTCACTCCATAGAATGTAGAATCAATGCCGAAGACCCTTATAACGACTTCAGGCCTTGTCCGGGAAAAATCACTGTTTTACACGCTCCCGGAGGTCATGGTGTGCGCTTAGACACCCATGTGTACGCCGGATATGTAATTCCGCCGTATTACGACTCGATGATCGCAAAGCTCATTACAACGGCCCAAACGCGTGACGAAGCGATCAATAAAATGAAGAGGGCTTTGGATGAATTCGTTATTGAAGGCGTAAAGACTACCATTCCATTCCACCGCCAGTTGATGGATCATCCGGACTATGTCGCCGGGAATTATACCACGGCGTTTATGAATACTTTTAAAATGACCCCCCCGGAAGACGAATAG
- a CDS encoding YqjF family protein has protein sequence MSFLNAEWRKLILVNYEVNPSVLKEYVPFGTELDLWNEKCYVSVVGFMFVNTKILGVKIPYHTTFEEVNLRFYVKRKVGDSWRRGVVFIKEIVPKPAITFIANLIYKENYRTLPMKHEWKELPTALEIAYRWRLDGGWQFIRVATEKDPLEIHENTEAEFITEHYWGYAKVSENKTNEYEVTHPRWLHYKVMDFSSHIDFTANYGIAFEFLSKHQPVSIYLAEGSPITVEPKNTF, from the coding sequence ATGTCTTTTCTAAATGCAGAATGGCGAAAACTAATCTTAGTTAATTACGAAGTCAATCCTTCCGTTTTAAAGGAATATGTGCCATTCGGCACCGAACTTGACCTATGGAATGAAAAGTGTTATGTGAGCGTGGTGGGTTTTATGTTTGTGAACACAAAAATATTGGGAGTTAAAATTCCCTACCATACTACCTTTGAAGAAGTAAACCTTCGATTTTATGTAAAACGAAAAGTTGGGGATTCCTGGCGGCGTGGAGTAGTTTTCATCAAAGAAATAGTTCCCAAACCGGCGATTACTTTTATCGCCAATTTAATCTACAAAGAGAATTATCGAACGCTTCCCATGAAACATGAATGGAAGGAGCTTCCAACAGCGTTGGAAATTGCGTATAGATGGCGATTGGACGGAGGATGGCAATTTATAAGGGTTGCTACTGAAAAAGACCCTCTCGAAATTCACGAAAACACGGAGGCAGAATTTATCACAGAGCATTATTGGGGCTATGCGAAAGTTTCCGAAAATAAAACAAACGAATACGAAGTGACGCATCCGCGCTGGTTACATTACAAGGTGATGGATTTCTCTTCACATATCGACTTTACTGCCAATTATGGAATCGCGTTTGAATTTTTAAGTAAGCATCAACCTGTTTCAATTTATCTTGCAGAAGGCTCTCCAATTACAGTAGAACCCAAAAATACCTTTTAA
- a CDS encoding 3-oxoacyl-ACP synthase, which produces MIVKELKTALFEQCFQVVEKRHQKIKQTISDIEESLLEETSSSAGDKHETGRAMLQIDRENAGRQLLEVENLQALVKKIDIRATSDYARLGSLIYTNQGAYFIGISIGAVAIGKTTYMCVALHSPIGNQLSGKKKGDVFLFNNLEYTVTQVS; this is translated from the coding sequence ATGATTGTTAAAGAGTTGAAAACCGCCTTGTTCGAGCAATGCTTCCAAGTAGTGGAGAAGCGACATCAAAAAATAAAGCAAACGATTTCCGATATAGAAGAATCGCTACTTGAAGAGACCTCAAGCAGCGCCGGAGACAAACACGAAACAGGACGAGCGATGCTTCAAATTGATCGGGAAAATGCAGGGAGACAATTGCTTGAGGTCGAAAATTTACAGGCTCTTGTAAAGAAAATCGATATTCGAGCCACTTCAGATTATGCACGCCTTGGAAGTTTAATATACACCAATCAAGGCGCCTATTTTATTGGGATATCCATAGGTGCCGTTGCTATAGGAAAAACGACTTATATGTGTGTTGCTTTACACTCGCCCATAGGAAATCAATTGTCGGGAAAGAAAAAAGGGGATGTATTTTTATTTAACAATTTGGAGTACACTGTAACTCAGGTATCTTAA
- the mtgA gene encoding monofunctional biosynthetic peptidoglycan transglycosylase codes for MKRFFKFTLKSILWFIIISLTWVLFYKWVPVPYTPLMAIRYFSSEENYEHKHDWVSIEEISPYLQLAVICAEDQNFTKHRGFDVKSIEKAYENNKKGKKTKGGSSISQQVAKNVFLWPDRNWLRKGLETWFTFLIETFWSKERIMEVYLNSIEMGNGVFGAEAASQYWFHKSAKNISRDNAAALAAILPSPRKYRAQPRTNYIENRKNWIVRQMQNYGTFTLDEKRSE; via the coding sequence ATGAAACGATTTTTCAAATTTACTCTAAAGAGTATCCTATGGTTTATCATAATAAGTCTGACATGGGTATTGTTTTATAAATGGGTTCCTGTTCCCTATACTCCCTTGATGGCGATTCGTTATTTTTCTTCGGAAGAGAACTATGAGCATAAGCACGATTGGGTTTCTATAGAAGAAATATCGCCCTATTTGCAATTGGCAGTAATTTGCGCGGAAGACCAAAATTTTACAAAACACAGAGGTTTTGATGTAAAATCGATCGAAAAAGCTTACGAAAACAACAAAAAAGGCAAAAAAACGAAGGGAGGGAGTTCTATTTCTCAACAGGTAGCTAAAAATGTTTTTTTGTGGCCGGACCGAAATTGGCTTCGTAAAGGATTGGAAACCTGGTTTACATTTTTAATCGAAACTTTCTGGAGTAAAGAACGAATTATGGAGGTATACCTCAATAGTATTGAAATGGGGAATGGGGTCTTTGGTGCCGAAGCTGCATCGCAATATTGGTTTCATAAATCGGCTAAGAATATTTCCAGAGATAATGCTGCGGCACTGGCCGCTATTTTACCCAGTCCTCGTAAATACAGAGCACAACCTCGTACTAACTATATTGAAAACAGAAAAAACTGGATTGTGAGGCAAATGCAAAATTATGGTACATTTACTTTGGATGAAAAGAGATCAGAATGA
- a CDS encoding FAD-binding oxidoreductase: MNLSYWEHNTWLHNIDYAVIGSGIVGLSCALSLRKEFPKSKIVVFEKGMLPSGASTKNAGFACFGSVSEILEDLKSHSEAEVVELVKKRVAGLELLKKTLGEQQLHYFQHGGYELFSQSDAHLYENCIENISYINNLLKPVFLDKKDVFSIKNDSFGFKNVQKQLIFNRFEGQLDTGQMMLGLIKKASKEDILVLNSAEITSFRPENEQIWLKMNNSEEFSAKKVFIATNGFAKQFMKDEDVTPARAQVLVTKPIKGLHLKGTFHLDKGYYYFRNIGDRVLFGGGRNLDFKTEETTQLGLTELVQNRLEAILATTILPNQPFEIETRWSGIMGVGRQKKPIVKKVAPNVYCGVRLGGMGVAIGSSVGQQLAKFATE, encoded by the coding sequence ATGAACCTTTCCTATTGGGAACATAACACCTGGCTTCACAATATTGACTATGCCGTGATTGGAAGTGGAATAGTGGGGCTAAGCTGTGCTTTGTCACTTCGGAAGGAGTTTCCGAAAAGTAAAATTGTGGTTTTTGAAAAGGGAATGCTTCCCAGCGGAGCCAGTACAAAAAATGCAGGTTTTGCTTGTTTTGGAAGTGTTTCAGAAATTTTGGAGGATCTTAAAAGTCATTCCGAAGCGGAAGTAGTTGAATTGGTAAAAAAACGAGTGGCAGGATTAGAACTGCTAAAGAAAACACTTGGAGAGCAACAACTGCATTATTTTCAACATGGCGGCTATGAGCTATTTTCGCAAAGTGATGCCCATTTATATGAGAATTGCATCGAAAATATTTCGTACATCAATAATTTGTTAAAACCGGTGTTTTTAGACAAAAAAGACGTGTTTTCGATCAAAAATGATTCATTTGGCTTCAAAAATGTTCAAAAACAGCTCATTTTTAATCGGTTTGAGGGGCAGCTTGATACGGGTCAGATGATGTTAGGGCTTATTAAAAAAGCATCAAAAGAAGACATTTTAGTGCTAAATAGTGCTGAAATCACTTCATTTAGGCCCGAAAATGAGCAAATTTGGTTAAAAATGAATAATTCCGAAGAATTTTCAGCAAAAAAGGTTTTTATTGCTACCAATGGCTTCGCTAAACAGTTTATGAAAGACGAAGATGTAACTCCCGCAAGAGCTCAGGTTTTAGTAACAAAGCCCATAAAAGGATTACATTTAAAAGGAACATTCCATTTGGACAAAGGCTATTATTATTTCAGAAATATTGGCGACAGGGTCCTATTTGGCGGTGGGAGAAACCTCGATTTTAAAACGGAAGAAACTACACAATTAGGCCTTACTGAACTAGTTCAAAATAGATTGGAAGCTATACTTGCCACTACAATCTTACCGAATCAACCTTTCGAAATAGAAACGCGATGGTCCGGTATAATGGGTGTTGGCAGACAAAAGAAGCCCATTGTCAAGAAAGTTGCTCCCAATGTGTATTGTGGTGTACGTCTTGGAGGAATGGGAGTGGCGATAGGAAGTTCGGTTGGGCAGCAATTGGCAAAATTTGCAACAGAATGA